One genomic window of Methylothermaceae bacteria B42 includes the following:
- a CDS encoding pilus assembly protein PilZ, giving the protein MTQTKSKQGILSLTIKDKNALYAAYMPFLKNGGLFIPTTRQYELGDEVFMLLSLMEETERIPVAGKIVWITPKGAEGYRAAGVGVEFTDEDQGKTRSKIETHLAGALKSDRPTHTM; this is encoded by the coding sequence AAACAAGGCATCCTTTCCTTGACCATCAAGGATAAAAACGCGCTTTACGCGGCCTATATGCCGTTTTTGAAGAACGGTGGGCTTTTTATTCCCACCACCCGGCAATATGAACTGGGTGATGAGGTCTTTATGTTGCTGAGCTTGATGGAAGAAACCGAACGCATTCCCGTCGCCGGTAAAATTGTCTGGATTACCCCCAAGGGCGCGGAAGGCTACCGCGCGGCTGGCGTGGGGGTGGAATTTACCGATGAAGATCAAGGGAAAACCCGCAGCAAAATCGAAACTCATCTGGCCGGGGCATTGAAATCCGACCGTCCAACCCATACCATGTAG
- a CDS encoding deoxyribonuclease, which translates to MLIDSHCHLDRLDLKPYDNHFHAYMEHARKEGLEHMLCVCINLETYGRMRTLVDPYWPEISVSVGVHPNDCRGMDIPAEKLLELGQDDHVVAIGETGLDYYRTEENQDWQHRRFRQHVQVAKNLKKPLIIHSRAAKEDTLRILQEENAGEVGGVLHCFAEDWDMAKRALDLNFYISFSGIVTFKNAQVLQNVAKKVPEDRFLIETDSPYLAPIPHRGKPNYPHYVRHVAEAIAQLRGTTFDQVAERSSRNFYDLFSLVPETV; encoded by the coding sequence ATGCTGATTGATTCCCACTGCCACCTGGATCGTCTCGATCTGAAACCCTACGACAACCATTTCCATGCTTACATGGAACATGCCCGAAAAGAAGGGTTGGAACACATGCTTTGTGTATGCATCAACCTGGAAACCTATGGCCGGATGCGAACGCTTGTCGATCCCTACTGGCCGGAGATTTCCGTTTCCGTGGGCGTGCATCCCAATGATTGCCGGGGGATGGATATTCCAGCGGAAAAGCTGCTGGAACTGGGACAGGATGACCACGTGGTTGCCATTGGCGAAACTGGGTTGGATTATTACCGCACGGAAGAAAACCAGGATTGGCAGCATCGCCGCTTTAGGCAGCATGTTCAAGTGGCCAAAAACCTCAAAAAACCTTTAATTATTCATAGCCGGGCGGCCAAGGAAGATACCTTGCGGATCCTGCAGGAAGAAAATGCCGGCGAAGTGGGGGGTGTGCTCCATTGCTTTGCCGAAGACTGGGATATGGCAAAGCGGGCGTTGGATTTGAATTTCTATATTTCCTTTTCCGGCATTGTCACCTTCAAAAATGCCCAGGTGTTGCAGAATGTGGCCAAAAAGGTGCCGGAAGATCGTTTTCTGATTGAAACGGACTCTCCTTATTTAGCGCCTATTCCTCATCGTGGTAAACCCAATTATCCCCATTATGTCCGCCATGTGGCGGAGGCGATCGCCCAGCTTCGCGGTACGACTTTCGATCAGGTTGCCGAGCGCAGCAGCCGCAATTTTTATGATCTCTTTAGTTTAGTGCCTGAAACTGTCTGA